A genomic window from Synechococcus sp. CBW1107 includes:
- a CDS encoding DUF305 domain-containing protein produces MSSTYGVQPTGGSSPRRRAFAGERHRLARISTSEGVPTGAGLATMKEDDRARTPQQMAHPPHACRRPRPRIARLVAAGCLLTLLSPLTAMPPALSQGWGGPWGPGRMGMGYSDQHFIVRMIPHHDGAIAMADLALTQARRPEIKALARSIKDSQTQENAQMRAWYRKWYGQDVPTWALGAGWGWQGGMGGPMGMGGGGLGMHGGTNLTALRQAADFDRAFIEQMIPHHQMGVMMASMAQINSQHPELRALQESMVRVQSEEIRQMEQWYRSWY; encoded by the coding sequence ATGAGTTCAACCTATGGGGTCCAGCCCACTGGAGGGTCAAGCCCCCGTCGCCGGGCCTTCGCCGGGGAGCGCCACCGGCTGGCCCGAATCTCCACCTCCGAAGGGGTCCCAACCGGAGCCGGTCTGGCCACCATGAAGGAAGACGATCGCGCCAGGACACCTCAGCAAATGGCCCATCCCCCCCATGCCTGCCGTCGCCCGCGCCCCCGGATCGCACGACTGGTCGCGGCAGGCTGCCTCCTCACCCTGCTGAGTCCGCTGACAGCGATGCCACCAGCCCTCAGCCAGGGCTGGGGTGGCCCGTGGGGTCCGGGGCGCATGGGGATGGGCTACTCGGATCAGCACTTCATCGTGCGCATGATTCCCCATCACGACGGGGCCATCGCCATGGCGGACCTGGCCCTCACCCAGGCACGCCGGCCTGAGATCAAGGCCCTGGCGCGCAGCATCAAGGACAGCCAGACGCAGGAGAACGCGCAGATGCGCGCCTGGTATCGCAAGTGGTACGGGCAGGACGTTCCCACCTGGGCACTGGGTGCCGGCTGGGGCTGGCAGGGAGGCATGGGCGGCCCGATGGGGATGGGTGGTGGTGGCCTGGGGATGCACGGCGGCACCAACCTGACCGCCCTGCGCCAGGCCGCCGACTTCGATCGCGCCTTCATCGAGCAGATGATTCCCCACCACCAGATGGGCGTGATGATGGCCTCGATGGCCCAGATCAATTCACAGCACCCCGAGCTGCGTGCGCTGCAGGAGTCGATGGTGCGGGTGCAGAGCGAGGAGATCCGCCAGATGGAGCAGTGGTACCGCAGCTGGTACTGA